The sequence below is a genomic window from bacterium.
TTGGAGAAAACCGGCGGCGTGGAGCGAGTCGCGTATTGTCTCATACATTTGCCGCTGTTGGTCGGGGGAAGGTAAGGCGAACTGGCCAGCTTTCAGGCTTTTGTGAAGGGTTGTGCCCTCTGGGATCGAGAGCCCATAGACGGAGATGTGTTCGGGAGCGAGCGAGACCGCAGTCTCCACCGAGCGCATCAGCTCATCGAGCGACTCGCCGGGAGTGCCGTAGATGAGGTCGATGTTGATATTGCGGCAGCCCATCGCGCGGACATTCTCGATGCAGCTTCGGGCCTGGTCGGCACTATGTATTCTGCCCAAAAAGCGCAAAACTTTGTCGTTGAAGCTCTGAGCGCCCACGCTGATCCTGCGGCCGCCGCAGGCAAGAATCTCAGAGATGTATCTTGTGTCCACCGTGCCGGGGTTGCTCTCGACAGTAACCTCAACATCTGCCGATATTGGCAGCATCTTGAGGCAGCTGGTGAGCAGTTCGGTGAGGTGGCTCCGGGCAACAGCTGTCGGAGTGCCGCCGCCGATGTATATCGTCTCTGCGGCTCTCGCTGTTGTTGTCAGAAGCTCTGCGGCGCTTGGCAGGGCTGTTCCGATGAGGGCGTCGAAGTAGGCAGGGACGTTCTGCTGAGCGATTGGATACGACGCGAAATCGCAGTATTTGCACTTCTTGATGCAGAATGGGATATGGACATAGACGCCAACTGGTCTCATAACATGTAACCTTAGCCAGATGCCTGCTAACACACAACCCCTGTCATTAGTTAGACGCGACGTTAGCAATCATTCAGTTGGCCCTTG
It includes:
- the hemW gene encoding radical SAM family heme chaperone HemW; its protein translation is MRPVGVYVHIPFCIKKCKYCDFASYPIAQQNVPAYFDALIGTALPSAAELLTTTARAAETIYIGGGTPTAVARSHLTELLTSCLKMLPISADVEVTVESNPGTVDTRYISEILACGGRRISVGAQSFNDKVLRFLGRIHSADQARSCIENVRAMGCRNINIDLIYGTPGESLDELMRSVETAVSLAPEHISVYGLSIPEGTTLHKSLKAGQFALPSPDQQRQMYETIRDSLHAAGFLQYEVSSWAKPGFECRHNLNYWRRGEYIGLGCAASSYLDGVRRKNVDNVAEYIERVANGGSAVCEAERLSGEERVEEAIMLGLRLREGISLSKLRRDEGIDLKKARQDELQKLTNAKLINIQNDVLRLTDDGVLVADEIIAWLA